In a single window of the Aquarana catesbeiana isolate 2022-GZ linkage group LG13, ASM4218655v1, whole genome shotgun sequence genome:
- the CIPC gene encoding CLOCK-interacting pacemaker yields the protein MERKRFGVAAQEKRQARTCHRPGNPQTAPESDKDSGFSDVASECLSSVEQNDPEEALLTSCWNAAQNPLEGPTPCPPPLLILKNLLVDHQGSSSDPHGHSWTVHPSFQLLPTTSQILVFPSSIPPAKPQSSSLKTTKYLPILNSYPKIAPHPSQLALRGHKREADTCHQNQTKKQLPGTLHSGAGEKANSSNCPEEPVLSDVAPDCELGLATTQNETKDSMGTDGTDLQAAPFSDTSNKTHPSVPSQPKNKSRRFQNTLDVLHRSGLLSIAIKTKELARLNQATQTQLEKLQEQVSLYTKAISSNNTEDWQKLQESLVEPSGLLKEIHM from the exons ATGGAGAGGAAGCGGTTCGGCGTGGCTGCTCAGGAGAAGCGACAAGCACGGACTTGCCACAGGCCTGGAAATCCCCAGACTGCTCCAGAATCTGACAAGGACTCCGGGTTCTCAG ATGTGGCATCAGAGTGCCTGAGCTCTGTGGAGCAGAACGATCCAGAGGAGGCTTTGCTGACATCGTGCTGGAATGCCGCTCAGAACCCCCTGGAGGGCCCTACACCATGCCCTCCCCCTCTGCTCATCTTGAAGAATTTGCTTGTAGATCATCAG GGGTCCAGCTCTGACCCACATGGGCACTCCTGGACTGTCCATCCCTCCTTTCAGCTGCTTCCTACCACTTCACAGATCTTGGTTTTCCCCTCATCAATACCTCCGGCAAAACCTCAGTCATCCAGTTTAAAGACCACCAAATACTTGCCTATTCTGAACTCCTACCCCAAGATCGCACCACACCCATCACAGCTGGCTCTGCGGGGACACAAGAGAGAAGCCGACACCTGCcaccaaaaccaaacaaaaaagCAGCTTCCAGGAACACTGCACTCAGGTGCTGGGGAGAAGGCAAATTCCTCGAATTGCCCGGAGGAGCCTGTGCTCAGTGATGTGGCTCCAGACTGTGAACTGGGCCTGGCCACCACACAGAATGAGACCAAAGACAgcatgggcacagatggcactgatcTCCAGGCAGCTCCATTTTCAGATACCTCTAATAAGACTcacccttcagtgccatctcaacCGAAGAACAAAAGTCGCAGGTTTCAGAACACTCTGGACGTTTTACACCGTTCTGGGCTGCTGAGCATTGCTATAAAAACTAAAGAACTGGCCAGGCTTAACCAGGCCACCCAGACCCAGCTGGAGAAGCTGCAGGAGCAGGTGAGCCTGTACACTAAAGCCATCAGCAGTAATAACACGGAAGACTGGCAGAAGCTGCAGGAATCATTGGTTGAGCCTAGTGGGCTGTTGAAAGAGATCCACATGTGA